Sequence from the Montipora foliosa isolate CH-2021 chromosome 12, ASM3666993v2, whole genome shotgun sequence genome:
TGTGGATGGGCCAGGGAGGTGTGTGACAAAGATAAAGGCCCGACAGGTGTCATCAAATGCTTAAAATTCAAAGGTTACCAGGGAGAGTATCAGTGGGCAACCTGCCTGAAATTAGAGCATATCCTAGAAAAAAGTGACCGCTATCACATCTGTGTAGACCGCACTCGACACTATTGCTGGTATAAATGTATGTCGGAGCTGCATCGCCAAAGTTCTGGCTCCGTGTCAGATGATTGCGCCTGTAGTATATACCCGCAGGCCCCTCCCAGTATCATCCCACCTCAAGAGTGCTACAGCCCTACTGGAGATTCCTGTTACTGGTATCGTAACTGCTTTGAAAAGAGAACTTTTTGCAAACCTTCAGGCAATGCTTACGTCATAAGATATGCCGAGAGGTTTTGCAGAGTGTTCGAAGAACGAAAATCCAGTTTAAGTCCAGAAGCACAAAAGTGGATGAAAGCTGTCCGTAAATGTCAGCAGGTTGCTATGGTACCATTGCTGGAGGACTCATCTAAAGATCAAAATTGTAAGGAAATAAGAGAGAAAACTCTTGCCTCTTACACTCAATGCTACTTGAATCCAGGTGAAGGTGCGAAGTCGATTTGTGACATCTTTTGTCGGGAACACTTCAAGATATTCTGGGCAATCAAGGGATCGTTCCTCAAGCTAGATACAGCTTGGGAGTCTTTAAAAGGATTGTGGAACATAGGAACCCAATGTACTTCGCCCAGCAGCCAAGAGGGTTGTTTCGCACGAAACTTAAAGTATGTGATCAAACTTTTGAAGCTAAACGTGGAAAATCTCATGCGACGCAAGAGGCGTTCTCCAGATTCCCTTTCAAATGATGATACTTTAAGTCGGTTCGCTGATGGAGTTGGTACGGCCATTGCAAGTGCCTTGAAGTGGAACACAGATGTGATGGACTGGCTCGCCTACACTAGCAATTGGGTTAGTCTTGGTAATGTGGACATCATCATAGCCATGGCAGACATAAAAGCCCTGGGTATCGTCACTGCGCCCGTCAAATCAGTTAACTTCGAACAAACTATTAACGACTTTGCTTCAGCCGTAAAAAAGGGTACTCTTCGACTGCAGGTTAATGGATACATTATTTGGATCAGGTCATTGGCTGTGTGCTCTGATAAATCATGTGTCAAAACCCGGACACTTGCAGTTTCAAATGAGCCTCCGTGGAATGGTGTCACTCGAATTTCTCACGGTGATTACCTTGGCGTGTTTGCAGTCATTGCTATACTGATCATGATGATGGACAAACTGTTATTCTAACGTGAAGTCAGATCATGTTTATGCTGATCACCTTTTTGAACAAACTGGTGTCATTGATTTATAGTAGGTGTACGTTTAATACTAACCACCCAAATAGTGCACACAACAATATGCAGGTTTAAccctattatttttttattcatatAATTACTCAGGAGGGTCGAAGAGTGCTTAGACTAGTCCCACGTGACGGAAGGGGTTCACGTGGTTTATTTTTGGACTTAAAATCGTAGTATCAATTAGGGATTTTAGAACTGGATAGAAACATCAATAGGCTGAGCATCAAGTACTACTGTCTTAGGGTTACAtgtgaagaaaaaaagcaagCGAGCTTACTGTGTTGTTGCTTTGGATCAGTTAGTCATGAATTCTTAATGGCAACGTTCAATGGTAATATTTGATTGTAATTAAAGTCGCTTgagcattttttaattttatagtgcttttttttttggctgggGGAGCGGGGATTCAATAAACCCTATACCACGGAAAGATTGGTTTTATTTAGGGGATTCAAAATTTTCGAAGAGAGCTCCACCCCTCTAACGTGGGACAGTGAAAATGCACTTTAAACACAACCGGATTCGTAAGTGTTTTGAAGAAAGCCACGAGGTGAAAAacgaatcaattttttttaataatggGTGAAGAAAATTGAAAGATAAACAACGATACCAGTACACCTTGTGGAGACCAAACGTGTACTCATAGCTCGTATAGTTTAATCGTCTTGGTTACGGTAGAATCACATTTCATATTGTAAATCGAACTGATTTCAATTTCAATGCTATCAACACTTTGAGTGATATGCAATTGTGGAATATTTTCAGGTAGGTTTGGCAAATCCAGTCAGAATTAGTGCAATAGAATTACGATTGAAAAGCAATTTTGGCAGAAATATGAAACTGATTCCATGGATTGTCCAGCCAAACACCATGCAATATTGTGAAATGTTTAGAGTACTGGTGCTTGAACATACGATGTGTTTCAAATTAACAGGATCTCAGAAATAAGTACGCGCAAGAACCGAAAACACCTGCCTTTTCACACTTATTCGAAGTCGATTTTTCGGATACATCTCATGACAAGTGCTGCAAATAGCGTTTCGGAGTCTCAAAATTTGAACATTTTCTGGGGGAGGACATCCTCCAGACCAACCTATAAGGCACCTGCCTTTTGCACTCGCGATAATGTCCCCCCGTTACTAAAAGCCTAGCTACGGCCCTGGCTGCGCTCACCTGCCTTTGCCATCGGCTAGTTCCACGGATAAGTTGGAACCATTGTACTACTCTCGACCAATCATAATTGAGTAATGTTTCTGAAAGTACTTTTAGTCAATTATAAATGATAAGTTTTTTTCAGGATACACAGTGCAGTCTCGAACTACCCATCAGAGAGAACAGTCCCCCAATTATGTCCTCGAGTCAGGAAATTCCAGCCTAATTTATCTTTATAACACAACTTAAGCAAGTACTGTTCGATaaaggagaaaatgtttgacaTACAGTTTTGGCGATGGTTAACGTTTACGtacttttcaagtttgaataTACTTGTGTATGGAAGTTAAAGTTTCCAAGGTATGAAAGTTTTGTCTTGCCTCTTACAAGCCTCGAAAGGTAAGCAAGCACTGAatgtttcctttgtttgaaGCCCTATGCAGTGGCAAACTTCTGGACACAAACAACGTTGGAATTAGGACAGTAAAAGGAACCTTCTTCCTAATAATCCATGTTTTGCTTCTCTGAACTCCTATCAGCTCAGACTGTCGATTAACGAAACGGAAAAGGCGAAGGCCATTGAGGCCTCTTGAGTCCAATTGAGAACGGGGTGCtctgccgtgccgaacttaGTTCGAGTTCGAGTGAAACCGTGAAGTTGGGCTATCTGAACACGGCCGTTAGCAATGACACGTCTTGCCTTCTGCCTAACTAAAAGGCAGTGGTACTAATTGTTTCAAAATAATATACTTTGGAAATAAACAGACCTCAACTCCATAAATTCAACTTTTTTGGAACCGCACGTCTTTATTACGTTTACAATAACCGTCGCTCTGAGATCGCGCAACTGCCGTGCGGAATTCACAGGCGTACGGCACCGCAGcagcacgccgtttgaaactgGCTTCAGCTTCAGTCTGCCCCGTGGTCTGCAGCTTGGTATTGCCCATTAATCAAACAGACGTATATGCTTCAATTTTTTAATGAACGGAATTGTTAGAGCTAGCATTCATATTTACAATTATAAACAAGCCAGTGTTCATAAAACAGACGAGGTCGTACGGAGCTCTCAATATTTGATCCGATAATCCCTTCAAACTAACCTAACATGGACACAGTCGGTAAAAGATCTGCACGAGTTAAGCATGTCACACCCTCAATGTCTGCTATCTTCACGAGCCAGCGCTCGAGGCTCACGTGCCACGCGTGATTCTTGGTTCCTTTTTTCGTGATGCCAGTGAGGTTTGTGTTCCGCCATTTATACCATGCCTGGTTACTGACCGTTCCTAATGTTCCTCTAAGCCAATTCTTTGTCTTCCAAGAATCTATACTCAAACGTGAAGCCTTCCTTTTTCCGTTGACCCCATTTTTCGTAGTCAAAGTAGATGTAGGTTCCCTGACAGAATATTATGGACATTAGTCACTCGTTGAACAGTGCTGCATTCATGGATGGAGGGTGAAGAGAAGAGCAAGAGAGACTAACtcaagggagagagagagagagagagagagagggggggggggggggagcgtGGGAGAGGAGTCCCAACTCTCCATTTTTCAAGCCGTCGTGGAAATTTCAATACATAAAACGCCATATACTCACTTGTTCGTATTCGTCGGTAATTGCCTTGGGTTCTTCGTGTCTTTGAAAACACATCATGTACTTGGTGTGGAATCTCCAGGACTGTTTTTTCAACGCTTTAGCTGCTAAGTATTGCGCTCTCGTTCCCTGGAAAGCAAATAGCTCTTCCTAAAACATCGGATTATGAGGAGGGAAGAGCTGGCTTAAGGCTAAAAAGTGAACTctacccgtggcccttgagggcgaagggtctaattgttttagtatcacccaaccagttggacagaaaaggcaatttAATAAAGTTAGctaatgcaagttgaagaaatatttatttggaaataaaaggaaagaaagtgtCACGTTCGATTGCTACTCGAGGACGATTACTAaaagtcctctagtagcgtaaccaatcaaatgcaggatttgcattactccactagttgggtgatactaatttctTCTAGTCTTGTACTAAAGGAGGCATGCAGTTAATTTTGAAGAATTATCGGCGAAAGCTTCAACATTCAGAAATGTTTCTGAAAGTAGAGTTTTACAAACTATCACGTGACAAGAATTATAATTAGgtggggaaaaaaaaacgatGGCACCAATCacgaaaaatcaatttttttgtctttggagaaaaaaagaacgACTTCTCTAAATAAGAGCAAAATTGGTCTACTAACACGGTTCCCAACCTATAAgatagactttcgaaaagtcctttcGTCTAGATTCGCGccgaacgaaggacttttcatacttgattggcgccaatttagcgacccaaaaacggg
This genomic interval carries:
- the LOC137979109 gene encoding uncharacterized protein; protein product: MQILTLLLLLVVPCGWAREVCDKDKGPTGVIKCLKFKGYQGEYQWATCLKLEHILEKSDRYHICVDRTRHYCWYKCMSELHRQSSGSVSDDCACSIYPQAPPSIIPPQECYSPTGDSCYWYRNCFEKRTFCKPSGNAYVIRYAERFCRVFEERKSSLSPEAQKWMKAVRKCQQVAMVPLLEDSSKDQNCKEIREKTLASYTQCYLNPGEGAKSICDIFCREHFKIFWAIKGSFLKLDTAWESLKGLWNIGTQCTSPSSQEGCFARNLKYVIKLLKLNVENLMRRKRRSPDSLSNDDTLSRFADGVGTAIASALKWNTDVMDWLAYTSNWVSLGNVDIIIAMADIKALGIVTAPVKSVNFEQTINDFASAVKKGTLRLQVNGYIIWIRSLAVCSDKSCVKTRTLAVSNEPPWNGVTRISHGDYLGVFAVIAILIMMMDKLLF